DNA from Sinorhizobium arboris LMG 14919:
ATCTCGGTTACACCGAGGACAACGGCAATGTGGCGTTCGATGCGGAAAAGGCAAAGGCGCTGCTGGCCGAGGCCGGCTATCCAGACGGCATCTCGGTCAAAATGATCTCAAGCCAGTTGCCGAGCTACGAATCTTCGAATCAGATTCTGCAGGCCCAACTTCAGGAGTCGGGCTTCAAGCTGGAACTGCAGCCGGTAGAACACGCCACCTGGCACCAGATGATTCGTCAGGACCTGAGTCCGCTCGTCACCTATGGCGCTGCCCGCTTTCCTGTCGCGGACGTCTACCTCACTCAGTTCTTCCATTCAAAAAGCGCAATCGGATCGCCCGCTGCGGTGACGAACTTCAGCCATTGCGATGTGGCCGACAAGCAGATCGAGGCGGCTCGTGTTGAAACCGATCCGGAAAAGCAACTCGAGCTGTGGCATGAAGCGCAGCGGCTGATCCTCGAGGCAGTCTGCGGAATTCCGATGACCGAAACTTCGGGTGTTTGGGCCCGGCGGAAGAACCTGGATTGGGGCTTCGAGTTCAAAGGTTCGATGTCGCTCGGGCCGCTGGTAACCGAACTCACCCACTTCACGGAATGACGATCCACGGGCTGCGGGCAACCGCAGCCCATTTCAAATGTGATGAACCTATTATGTTCAAAGAGATTTTCCCGAACTATTCCACCCCCTGTGGCTGGAACCGCATGCTGGCGATGCGTACGCCCCGCTCCGCGCTAAAGAATGACCTTACCGTCGATTATGTGATCGTCGGCGCCGGCTACACCGGTCTGGCGATCGCGCGCCGGCTCCATGAGCTCGATCCGCAGGCAAGGATTGCGGTGTTTGAGGCATCGTCCGTCGGCGAAGGATCTTCCGCCCGAAATTCCGGTTTTACCGGGTCTGAAGTGCTGCCCCGCACCGTCACCCTGGCCGGCGCCGAGAAAGCACGCCGTCAAACGGCTCTGATGAGGGAAGCTTTCGACTGGCTCGCAGGCATAATTGCACGTGCCGGCATCGAATGCGATCTCCAGAAGGTCGGATCGATTCGCGCTGCGGCGACCGAAGCCGGCGAAGCCTCGTTGAGGCAGGTCGCAGAAGTCGCAAAGCTCAACGGAATCAGTCACACCGTGTTGGGCAGGAATGAAATAGCCGAGCGGATCGGATCGGAATATTATCGCTTCGGCATCTACTTGAACGATACCTATCTGCTGCAGCCGGCCGCACTTATTCGCGGTCTGGCCGATGCCCTCCCCGAGAACGTCGCCCTCTACGAGAATACATCGGTCCGACGATTGAAGCGAAACGGCGGAAGCTGGGAACTCCTGACCGACGGCGGAGTGGTGCGCGCCCGAAGTGTGGCCCTCGCGAACAACGGATTCATCCGGCGTTTCGGTTACCTCAAGTGCCGCATGACCACGATCTTCACCTATGCCGCGGTGACCCACCCGGTTGCAGAGACTGAGCTGGACCATCTCGGCCAATCTCCGGCATGGGGTCTCCTGCCTTCTCATCGACTTGGCACGACGTTGCGACGCATCGGGCGCGATCGTCTCATGGTGCGCTCGCTCTATGCTCACGAGCACGAGGTGCCCATTGACGAAGTCTCCGCAAAATTGCGCGACCGCTTTATCAGGAGGTGGCCGGGATTGAGGCACGTGGAACTGGAGTATGTCTGGGGAGGAGCCACAGCCTTCACGATGAATGGAGCGCCCTGGTGGGGTAAGCTCGAAGAGGGGCTTTTTGCGTCCGGAGGCTGCAATGGCAGCGGAATTGCAAAAGGGACGATGTTGGGACGGCACCTCGCCGAGCTGATGCTGGGTATCGGGAATCCGGCGAAGATCAGCAGCGCGATGGGAACGGCCAGTCTGATTGCCCCGGAACCGTTCCGCAGCATCGGTTTCCGGATAGTCTCGGCGATCGAAAGCCGCAAAGCGGGTCTGGAAGCTTAGGAGAAGAACCGACACAGAACCGGATGTGACGTTTTCATGGCGATCCATGGTTATGCGCGGGTCAGCACGACGAAAAAGAACCTCGCCGCGCAGTTGGCGGTCATGCTTGCCGAGTTCGTCCGGGCATCAGCCCCAACTCGCCGAACCTCAACTCCCCAGTGCCGACAGCGTTCTCGCCTGCGGATAGCTGGCGGTCACCACCGGAAGGAGGAGGCGGCTTGGGAAAGCCTCGCCTGAGAAGATGCGCTGTTCTGCAATGATGAAATCGGAGGCTCTCGCCAGGGTGGACGGGATGCCGGACTGCGGATTGCGGTCGAAGCGTGGAAAGTTCGACGAGGCGATCTGCAGCCGGAGCCGGTATCCCTTGCGGAACAGGCGGCTGATGTGACCGAGGCGCACGACGACTTCTTCGGGTTCGCCGCCCGCTTGTCTCGAACGGGACCAGCGCAGGATGCCGTCCACGATACCGGAACTCCTGCCATCCGGGCCGACTTCGCAGAGCCGTGCCGTCCAGTCACAGCTTGCGGCTGAGGACGATACCCAGAGGCGTGCTCTGACCAGTCCCGTAACCTCCAGATCTTCTCCGAGCGGCTGGCCGGTGAATATCACGACGTCGTCGCGCGCTTCGATCGCGGCCTGCTCTACCGGGCCGGAGTTGCGGCCGAGCAGAAGGCCCGGGAGAAACGTGGCGCCACCGGCGGTGGGAACCGGCTTCAATGGGTCGGAGATGAAGGCAGCGCTCGCCTCCCCGGCAGGCGCGGAGCCGAGCGAAGACCGGCTGCTGTCGAGAAAGAGCGACACCTCAATGCTGTCCGGAAGGGGCCAGTCGGGCGCGGCGTGCCAGGTGTTGGATCCGGAGCGGAAGTAGCGCACCACGGGGGATGCCGGTTCTCGCTCGTTGAGCGTGCTCTCGAAGAAGTTCAGCGTTTCCTCGGGCAGATCGATGGTCGAGGCCGCATAACCGAGCCACTCCCGGCCCTGCCAATCGGTCGGGTTGCCGTGCGACCAGGGACCGATGATGAGGCGGTCGGGCATGTATCCGCCTCCTGACCAGCGCGATCGGGCCTTCTCGAAAAGCTCGATCGACCCTTCCACGAAGATGTCGTTCCAGCCGCCGACGACGAGCAGCGCCGCACGGCTTTTCTGCAGCCATCCGGGACGGCAGTCCTCGGCGGCGATCGCTTTCGGATCGAGCCAGTCCGCAAGGTATGGCGCAAGCTCGATGATCGCGCCATCGAGGACCGGAAGACGTTCGAAGCCTGCAAAAGGATCCTTCTGCAGCGTCTGCAATAAAGCCTGGGCACGCTCGCGCATGTCTGCCGGCAAGGAGGCGATACGACGCTGCAGATGATCCGGGCCGAGGGATTCGATCACCCAAAGCAATAGGAAGGCGAGTTCCACGGCTCCACCGCGATACATCCAGGTTTCGCCGTGGCGGGCCGTGGTCAGCTGCGGCGCGATCGCTTTCAGTCCTGCCGGGTCTTCCGCAAGAGCGAGTATTTGCGTCGCACCGACATAGGAGGCGCCGAACATCGCAACCGAGCCATTGCAGAACGGCTGCATGCGAAGCCAGCTGATAGTATCCGCCCCGTCGCTCGCCTCGGCCCGAAAGGGTATGAAATCGCCTTCCGAGCTGTAGCGCCCGCGCGTATCCTGCACGACAACGGCATAGCCGCGTCTTAGGGCTGTCTGGAACTCCAAGGCGGAAATGTGCTGGGAGCCGAACGGCGTCTCGCGGCGATACGGCGTTCGCTGGAGCAGGACGGGACACGGCTCTTCCGTCGCGGGCAGCCAGACGTCGGTCTTCAGCCTTACGCCGTCGCGCATCGGGACGTCGACATTGTCGAGCAGGCGAATCGTCGGTTGGGTGGCCAACATTTTCACCGTCCGCGGACGAGGCGCTGGCGGAGCTGGTCGAAAGAGACCGCGAGGATCAACAGCAAGCCCGTGGCGGCCTGCTGCCAGGACGAGTTGACGTTCATCAGCGTCAGGCCATTGTTGAGAACGCCGACGATCAACAGGCCGATTACCGTACCGAACATGGTGCCGGTCCCGCCTTTCAGCGAGGTGCCTCCGAGAATGACGGCCGTGACGACGGCAAGCTCCAGTCCGAGGCCCGTGGTTCCGGATGTCGAGCCGAGCTGCGAGGCGCTGATGAGACCGCCGAGCCCGATGAACGCACCTGAGAGAAGAAAGCCTGCGAACACCACGCCCTTCGTCCTGATGCCGACGAGGCGGGCGGCGTTTTCGTTCGCGCCGATCGCATAGAGCGAGCGCCCGAAGACGGAGCGCCTGAGCACGATGCCGACCATGATTGCCACGATCAGGAAGACCAGCGCCGAGAGCGGGATGTTCAGGAATGGTCGCCAGATAGCCCAGTCGAAATTGGCGATCGGGATATTCCTGCCACCGCCGATGGATTGGGTGAGGCCGCGAAAGATGGCGAGCGTCCCGAGCGTCGTGATAAGCGCGTTGACACCGATTTTCGTCACGAGAAAGCCGTTGATCAGGCCTATGCAGACGCCGACGAGCATCGCAAGCACGCTGGCCGGCAGAACGCCCAGGCTCTCGATAGTCAAGGCGAGCACGAGGGCGACGAAGGCGACGCCGCTACCGACCGACAGGTCGAACTGGCCCGCAATCAGAAGCATTGTGCCTCCCGCGGCAAGAACGCCGGTGATCGAGAGCGCGGTGAAGACATTGACCCAGTTTCCCCACGTCAGGAAGTAGGGTGAACTCAGCGAGAAGAAGATGATCTCCGCGACAAGGAATGCGAGCAGGGCGGCCGATTCCGGCGCCTTCCGAACTGCCGCCCTGTTTCGGCTGCGCTCCAGATCGGCCATGGGAAGGATATCGGATTGAAGGTTGTCAGGCATGGACACCGCCTCCTGCGGCTTCAGTCAGGGCTTCAGTCGAAATGCGCTCGTGCGGGATCTCCGCGACCATTCGTCCGCGCACCATGACCAGCGCACGGCTGGCAACGGCCGTGATGTCCTCGTAATCCGAGGTGGCGACGACGATGGCGTGGCCCTTGGCAGCCAGTCCGGCGAGCACGCGGTAGATTTCCTGGCGGGCGCCGACGTCGACGCCGCGGGTCGGTTCGCTCAGCACGAGGATCTTCGATCCGGCTTCCAGCCACCGGCCTAGCAGAACCTTCTGCTGGTTGCCGCCGGACAGTTCGGTGATCAGTTGTTCGCCGGAAGCGTCGGCCTTGATGTGCAACGTGCGATGCCAGCGGCCATAGGCCTGGCGCAGCTTGCGGCGGTTCACGAAGCCGCGCCTGGCCAGGCGGCCCCAGCTGGGAGCTGAAAGGTTTTCCGCAAGCGTCATCGTGCGAAGCAGGCCGTCGGCGGCACGATCCGCCGATAGATGGCCTATGCCAGCCGCAATCGCGTCCGCCGGGTGCCGGAAGTGCCTCGGCGAGCCTTCCACATACAGTCTTCCTTCGTTGAAGACGTGCGCGCCGACCAGCGAGCTCGACAATTCCTGAAGGCCCGAGCCGACTTTGCCGTACACGCCGAGTATCTCTCCCGGGCGCAATGCAAAGGAAACGTCTGAAAAGGAAGCTGACCCCAGCCCGATTGCCTCCAGCACCGGAGGAGCGGCGGTCGATGGCGGTACGGCATGTCGGGCATGAGCGACCGCGCGGCCCACCATGGCCTCTATGACCTGATCCTGAGTGACCTCGGCCGTCGCACGATCGAGGGAAACGCGGCCGTCGCGCAGCACGCACACCCGGTCGGAAAGCGCGAACACTTCGTCGAGCCGATGGGTGATGTAGAGGATGGCGACGCCGCGTCCCGCAAGACGCCGGATCAACTGGAAGAGTTTGCGTGCCTCCGCGTCCGACAGGGCCGCAGTCGCCTCGTCGAAGATAATGCATTTCGATGCGCCAATCGTGGAGCGGGCGATCTCGATGATCTGCCGCTCGCCCAGCCGCAGAGAGGCGACCTTCGCCTCCAGCGGAAGGTCCGTGCCAAGCATTTCCAGCGCCTGCCGTGCCAGTTCGCGCATGGCCCGGTAATCGACGAGCCCGGCCCGCGTCGGCCACGCACCGAGCAGGATGTTCTCCGCCACCGAGAGCGTCGGCGCATCGGCGATCTCCTGGGCGATCAAACGGATGCCCGCCGCGCGCGCATCTCCCACACCGCGAAAGGAGGCAGCGGCGCCGTCCACGGAAATCGTGCCGCTGTCGGGCATGTGGTCTCCGGCCAGGATCCGCACGAATGTGGACTTGCCGGCGCCGTTCTCCCCCAGAAGGGCGGTAATCGTTCCTGCCGGCAGATCGAGGTCCACGCCATGGAGGACCTCGATCGGGCCGAACGATTTCCTGATGCCGCGTACGGCGAGGAAATCCGCCGTCATTTGCAGGCAAACTCCGGATAGACCTTGGAGATGTTCTCCGGCGTGATCAGTTCGTGCGGAACGAGAATCTGCCGGTTGATCGTCTCGCCTTTGATAGCCCTTACCAGGTTCGGAACGATCAGTTCGGCATACCGCTCGGGAAAATAGGCGGCGGTCGCGATAAAATGCGGCGCGGTCCAGATCTGGCAATTGTCCGGGTCGAAATTCTGGACGCCGAGATAGAGGTCCTGGTTGCGGCCCTGGGTGCGCGCCGCCGCAAGGGCGGCGATGACGACGTCCTCGTTGATGCCGACCGTGATGACCTTGGTGGCGCCTGGAAGGGCCGTCAACGTGTCGGTGAACTGGCGCTGCGCCGCATCGGCCTGTCCGCCGGCACCGGTGTCGATGATGCGAAGGTTCTGCACCGGCCCGCACACAGCTTCGAATGCCTTGCGGATGCCGCCCATGCGCTGGTCGTTGACGACGCCGACGGCCGTCGATTCCAGCGAGACGAAGGCGTCGTACTCGCAGTTGAAGTTTTTGGCGAAGTGCATGCCCAGCTCGTGGCCGACAATCTCGCCGGCATAGGAATTGGCGGCCCCGACGAACGCCGTTTCGCAAGGTTTCTGTTCGATGTCGATGGCGATGACCGGCACCTGCGGGCCCTCGGCGCAGATGTTGGCGGCAGCGGCGGCGTCCGCCTGAAAGGTGACGAGGCCGTCGACATTCTGGGTCTTGAACTGGCGGGCGCAGTTGAGTGCCGTCGCTGCGTCGAGCTTGGAGTCGCAGGTGACCAGCTTGAAGCCGGCCGTCTCGGCAGCCTTCTCCATGCCGGCCTGAAGTGCATCCGGGAAGGGCACGCCGAGAATGAGCTGGGTGAATCCGATCGTCAGACCTTCGGCACTGCCGGGCTCGATCGCCTGGAATTTGGCGATCTCGGGAGGAAAGGTCGGGGCTGGTGCGTTCAGATTGATCTCCGCCGCGGTAGCCATCGGGCTTGCCAGCCCCATGGTGACGGCAAAGAACAGGCCGATCAGCCGGCGCGCCCGGATAAAATTCATTGATTTTTCTGCAGGCATTTCAGGTCCTCCTCACCTGTTGACTATAGGTTTTTCGCGCATCTCGAGTTGCGGCGCTCCCGGATTTGTCCGTTCAGCACACCTGGACCACTTGCAGACCGAGAAGTTCGCCGAGCTTTGCGATCTTGCCGGCGATGTGACCGACGCCGACGGCGCAGTGATGCGCCGGTCCCTGCGCGTTCCAGTCCTCCACGAAACGGCGCGCGCCGACATCGAACCTGTAGCGGCTGTTGGTGTTGCCGATCTCGAGAACCGGACCAGGCACGGATTGCCCCTCCGCACATAAAAGAATGACCCGGCCCTCGCGCTCGATCACGGAAAGAAGCGTCACGGGGCCATGCCTGACGGACATTTCCACGCTGACGCCGGAGCCGACCTTGCCGTGATAAACCTTGAGGGGACGTATCTTGGTTTTGCCTTCCGCGACCCTGATGTGCCCCGGTCCGTCATGCCCCATGAGGACGACGTCCTCGTTGAAGTCCATGGCGTAATATTCGGTGAAGGATCCGCCCGCGCCGAAGGTGTCCATGATCTTCATCGCCTGGGCGTTCTTGATCTCGTATTCGCCCGCGACCGGAATGCCTTCCGCCGTCAGAAGCGAGCAGCCGACGATCACCGATGCGATGAGATCCTCGTATTCGTGCCCCGCCACCGACTCGTAATAGTATGCGAGCGAGCCGAGCTTTTTCTGCTCGGCAAGTTTGCGCAGGGCCACGGCGGTGTGCGCTGCCCGGTGCAGTTCGGCGGGATCGCAGTCGGGCTGGATGTCGAACTCGCTCCGGATCTTTTCGAGGCAAAGCTCGACCTCCGCCTCGGTCGTCTCGCGTCGGAGCCGCGCGAGCTCGTCGATCTCGACGATTTCGATGTGGGTTCCAAAGGCGGCCGCTTGAGCGGTCAGGTCGGAATAGATGTCGAGCATGCCGTTATAGTACCGGCCCATCAGGCCCAGGCGGTTATGTGCCATGACGTGGGCGACCCGCGCTGCGTCGATCCAGTCGCCGATCTCCCGGTCGACATGCGGATCGCCGTTGAGCATGCCCGTGATCTGATGGAACGCGACGCCCGACCGCCGGAACACATTGGCGATTTCGGGCACCGGGCAGGCTCCGCAGTGGGCGAGCCAGTCACCGGTCATCCTCGTCCTGTCGCCGAGCGCATTGAAGCTCCGGTACTCGATCGCGGCTGCAGGCTGAAGATTGAGGATCACCACCGGCACGCGGGCTCGCCGGACCACGGGCAGAACGGTGGACGAGAGGGCATAGGTGGTGACGTGAAGGAATATGATGTCGACATCGGCCTCGCGAAAACGGTGGCCGGCGTCGTATGCTGCCTCGGCAGTGTCGATGAGGCCGAGGTTCACCACTTCGATGTCGGGCCGGCCCAGTTTCTCGGCCATTTGTCCGACATAGCCTGTGAGCCGATCCTCCAGGCCTTCGAACTGGGGCCAGTAAGTGGACAATCCGATGCCGAAGAGGCCGACCTTCAGGATCCGATCCGTCATGCGCGCCCCGCAAACGCCAGGCATAGATCATGGTCCGGCAGCAGGCCTGCGCCTGCCGCCCCGTGCGGCGATCGGTCCATCATATCTCCTCCGAGGGCCGCGCTCTCCCTGCGGCCATGGCGGCTTCCGTTGCCGGACCGCCCAGATTTCATCCCCGGGTAAACCCTAGCATCGGCCATGCGGATTGACATCATGGTCTTTTCCGCAAAAATGATCAGAAGCATACAAAAAATGATCCTGAGGGGATGCCGTTGGCGGAGAACTATTTCCTCTATCTGCCCGACAATCGACTATGTTCGGCCTGGGGGTGCACGACAGTATCGACCGGGCATACGAAAATACCTCCGCATTCGATCTATCCGCCGATACGTCATCCGGACGACCATCACTTCGATTGGAAAAGAGGGAGGATTCTCCAAGCCTATCAGGTGATCCTGATCTCGGACGGGCGGGGCATGTTCGAATTCGGGCGGCGCGGGAAAACGCAACTGGTGGAAGGCGGATCGATAGTCCTTCTGTTTCCCGGCGTCTGGCACCGGTTCGCTCCGGATCCGGAGCTGGGCTGGACCGAGAACTGGATAGAGTGCCGAAGCGCCGCATTCGACTTTGCGCGGGCGATCGGCCTTATCGACCCTGCGCGCCCCGTTTTGCCCTCGGGACCGGATTTCGACGCCATTTTCGAAGCGATTCACGAGCGTGCCGTCGAAGACGGTCTGAAGAACCAGCCGGTCCTGTCGACGCTCGGGCTGCAATTGCTGGCGCTTCTCTCGCAGCAACAGGAAGGCGCCTCGGCTGCTCCTGCGGACCGGCTGGTCGAACGGGCGCGCGTGCTCTTGATGGAACGCTGCGCGAACCAGATGCCGGTAGAGGAAATCGCCCGGGAGCTCGGTGTCAGCTATTCCTATTTCCGAAGGGTATTCAAGGAGAAGGCCGGCATCTCACCCAAGCAGCACCAGATGGCGCTCAGGATCCGACGGACACAGGATATCCTGACGAATACGGACAAGCCGATCAAGGAAATTGCCGCCTTGCTCGGATTTAGCTCGGCCTTTCACCTGTCGACCCAGTTCCAGGATCTGGTGGGATGCAGCCCGTCGGAATACCGGAAGCGATCGGGCAGCCTGGCCGATTAGGGATGGGGTGCTGGCAGTCAGGCTCAGATCACCCGCACTTCGGGAATGGCGACGACGAAGCGGCCCCCCCAGGAGCGGATATAGCCGTGGGCGGCGACGATCTCGTCGGTCAGGTTCCAGGGCAGGATGACCACATAGTCGGGTTTTGCGGCCGGGATCCTGGCGGGATCGTAAATCGGAATGTGGCTGCCGGGCGAAAGCTTGCCCTGCTTCAGATCGTTGCGGTCGACGATGAAGTCGATGTCTGAGGCGGTGACGCCGCAGACGTTCAGGAAGGTGTTTCCCTTCGCTGCCGCGCCATAAGCCGCAACGCGCTTGTTCTGACCCTTCGCGTCAGTGAGAAACGCACGGAAACCGTCGCAGACCGAGGCGATGCGCTCGCCGAAGGCGGCGTAGGCGGGCATCTGCGTGAGTCCGGCGCTTTCCTCCTTGGCCCGCACTTCCGCGAGCTGTTCGGTGGCCGGTCTGGTTCCGGTCGCCGGCTGGGCGTAGACGCGCAGCGAGCCGCCATGGGTCGGCAGTTCCTCGACATCGAAGACTTTCAGCCCGCAAGCGGCGAAGATACGTTCGACGGCGGCGAGCGAGAGGTAGGAATAGTGCTCGTGATAGATCGTGTCGAACTGAATGCCTTCGATCAGCCGGAGGAGGTGCGGAAACTCGAAGGTGGCGACGCCGTCCGGCTTCAGGAGGATCGCAAAACCGCTTACGAAATCGGCGATATCCGGCACGTGGGCGAGAACATTGTTGGCGGCAGTGAGATCGGCGCGGATGCCGCGGGCGACGAGCGCGTTGGCCGTATCACGGCCGAAGAAGGCGACATGGGTCGGCACGTTGCGGCCTTCGGCGATCCTGGCAGCGTTGGCTGCGGGCTCGACGCCGAGCACGGGAATCTGCCTGGCCGCGAAATACTGCAGCAGGTAGCCGTCGTTCGATGCTACTTCCACGACCTGCGAGCGGCTGTCGAGAGCGAAGCGTTCGGTCATTGCCTCCGCATAACGGCGCGCATGGTCGAGCCAACTCGTCGAGAAGGACGAAAGATAGTGGTAATCGGCGTTGAAAATCTCGTCGGCCGGGACCGTCTCGGTGGTCTGCACGAGCAGGCATTCGGAACAGACCATAACCTTCAGCGGAAAAGCCTTCTCCCGGGCGATCGCCTCGTCGGTCGGCTCGAGAAACGAGTTGGACCAGGGCGTCGCCCCGAGGTCGGCCACAACGGTTTCAAGCGGGGTCGAGCAGAAGCGGCAGGAGTGGGACATTTTGGGTCAGAGGCCTTTCGTGAATGCTTCTATCTGATCGAGCATGAGCCGCCGCGCCGCTTCGCCGCGCCGCCAGCCGTCGTACCAGCGCGCGGTCCACTCGATCGCCTGCTTCTGGGCGAGGCGCGGACGCCAGGCGAGGCTCTCGCCGGCGAGTGCCGGGTCGAGCCCCAGCGTCTGCATTTCGCGCGGTTGCTCGAGCGCCGAGACGTCGTCCCATTCGGGGTCGAGTCCCATCGCGGCCTGCACTGCGTTGGCCACGTCGCGCACGGGGATTGCCGGTTCGGAGGGCGAGGGGCCGAAGTTCAGCGCATCGACGTCGCTCTCGTCCCTGTAGAGCGCCTCGGCAAAGAGAAAGTAGCCGTTGAGGCAATCGAGTACGTGCTGCCAGGGGCGCGTCGCCAACGGACTGCGGATATTGAGCCTGGTGCCGGAAAGGGCAGCGCGCACGACATCGGGCACCAGCCGGTCGGCGGAAAAGTCGCCGCCGCCGATCACATTGCCGCCGCGCGCCGTGGCGACGCGAATGCCGCGCTCCCTCAGATAGGCGCTGCGCCAGGTCGAGACGGCAAGCTCGCAGGCGGCCTTGGAGCCCGAATAGGGGTCGTGCCCGCCGAGCGTGTCGCTCTCCCGGAAATGCCGGCCGCTCTCGTCGTTGCGATAGACCTTGTCGGTCGTCACGACGAGGACGGTCTTCACGGAAGGAGTCGCACGGGTCGCTTCGAGCAGCCGCACCGTGCCCATGACGTTGACGTCGAATGTTTCCGCAGGCGTCGCATAGCTTTCGCGCACCAGCGGCTGCGCCGCCATATGCAGGACGATTTCCGGCTCGCCCTTCCTTGTAATCGCCGCGAGCGCCTCTCCGTCGCGAATGTCGCCGAATTGCCCGCGCGGGATTCCGTCCGAATGCAGCAAATCATGCAGCGACGGCCGCGAGGCCGGCGGCAGGGCATAGCCGGTCACATGTGCGCCCATCTTCTCGAGCCAAACACCCGCCCAGCTCCCCTTGAAGCCCGTATGGCCGGTGAGCAGGACACGCTTTCCCGCCCAGAACTCCGGATCAGCGAGACGGCTCATGCCCAGATCTTCCAGGGCGCGCGGTTTTGCTGCCAGAGCTCCTCGAGCTGGGTCTTGTCGCGCAGCGTGTCCATCGGGCGCCAGAAACCCTCATGCGGGAAGGCCATCAGCTGCCGGTCGCGCGCCAAGCCCTCGAGCGGCGCGCTCTCAAAGGCGACGTGATCTCCCTCGATGCGGTCGAGCACGGAACGATTGAGAACGAAGAAGCCGCCGTTGATGCGGCCGTTGTCGCCGGCCGGCTTCTCGGTGAAGCTCATGACCTGCCCGGCTTCCATGGCGAGCGCGCCATAGCGCCCCGGCGGCACGACGCTCGTCACGGTCGCCTCCCGGCCATGACGGTGATGGAAATCGGTGAGCGCGCGGATGTCGATATCGGCGACGCCGTCGCCATAGGTCAGGCAGAAGGTCTCGCCGAGATAGCCGGCGACGCGCTTCAGGCGACCGCCGGTCATGGATTCCGGACCCGTATCGACCAGCGTCACCCGCCAGGGTTCCGCACTGCTCGTGTGATAGGTGGTCTCGCCGGTCGCCAGGTCAAAGCTAACGTCGGATGAGTGCAGAACGTAGTTGGAGAAGTATTCCTTGATCATGTAGCCGCGGTAACCCAGGCAGATCACGAAATCCGAAAAGCCGTAATGGCTGTAGATCTTCATGATATGCCAGAGGATCGGGCGCCCGCCGATCTCGATCATCGGCTTCGGCCTCAGGTGGCTCTCCTCCGAAATGCGGGTGCCGTATCCGCCGGCGAGAATGACCACCTTCATGCCGCGACTTCCCTCTCCAAACTGCCTTCGACCGCTGTTTCGCGGATTGTCCGCGCCGGCGGTTCATTGGAGCATTTCAGCCGCGATTGCAAGAATTGCGGTGTCGGGGCGCCCGTGTTGCGCCCTGCAACCTAACCCCAAAGGACTATGGGCGCGGGCGACGGGTCTGCTTGCCGGGTGCAGGGCAAAGGCGCAGAATGCCCGCCGCTGGGGGCAATGGTTCACCGTGGGAGGAGCGAATCATGAACGACATGAGCCTCACCAATCTGCAAAACGGAATAACAATGGTCAGCGCCGGGGCAATCGAGGCATTTGCCGGGCGCCTGCGCGGGCGCGTCCTGATTGCGACCGACGCCGCCTATGACGAGGCGCGCACGATCTGGAACGGCATGATCGACCGCAGGCCCGGGCTGATCGTGCAATGCGCCGGAGCTGCCGACGTCGTCAATGCGGTGCGCTTCG
Protein-coding regions in this window:
- a CDS encoding ABC transporter substrate-binding protein, translated to LGYTEDNGNVAFDAEKAKALLAEAGYPDGISVKMISSQLPSYESSNQILQAQLQESGFKLELQPVEHATWHQMIRQDLSPLVTYGAARFPVADVYLTQFFHSKSAIGSPAAVTNFSHCDVADKQIEAARVETDPEKQLELWHEAQRLILEAVCGIPMTETSGVWARRKNLDWGFEFKGSMSLGPLVTELTHFTE
- a CDS encoding NAD(P)/FAD-dependent oxidoreductase, with product MFKEIFPNYSTPCGWNRMLAMRTPRSALKNDLTVDYVIVGAGYTGLAIARRLHELDPQARIAVFEASSVGEGSSARNSGFTGSEVLPRTVTLAGAEKARRQTALMREAFDWLAGIIARAGIECDLQKVGSIRAAATEAGEASLRQVAEVAKLNGISHTVLGRNEIAERIGSEYYRFGIYLNDTYLLQPAALIRGLADALPENVALYENTSVRRLKRNGGSWELLTDGGVVRARSVALANNGFIRRFGYLKCRMTTIFTYAAVTHPVAETELDHLGQSPAWGLLPSHRLGTTLRRIGRDRLMVRSLYAHEHEVPIDEVSAKLRDRFIRRWPGLRHVELEYVWGGATAFTMNGAPWWGKLEEGLFASGGCNGSGIAKGTMLGRHLAELMLGIGNPAKISSAMGTASLIAPEPFRSIGFRIVSAIESRKAGLEA
- a CDS encoding CocE/NonD family hydrolase, coding for MLATQPTIRLLDNVDVPMRDGVRLKTDVWLPATEEPCPVLLQRTPYRRETPFGSQHISALEFQTALRRGYAVVVQDTRGRYSSEGDFIPFRAEASDGADTISWLRMQPFCNGSVAMFGASYVGATQILALAEDPAGLKAIAPQLTTARHGETWMYRGGAVELAFLLLWVIESLGPDHLQRRIASLPADMRERAQALLQTLQKDPFAGFERLPVLDGAIIELAPYLADWLDPKAIAAEDCRPGWLQKSRAALLVVGGWNDIFVEGSIELFEKARSRWSGGGYMPDRLIIGPWSHGNPTDWQGREWLGYAASTIDLPEETLNFFESTLNEREPASPVVRYFRSGSNTWHAAPDWPLPDSIEVSLFLDSSRSSLGSAPAGEASAAFISDPLKPVPTAGGATFLPGLLLGRNSGPVEQAAIEARDDVVIFTGQPLGEDLEVTGLVRARLWVSSSAASCDWTARLCEVGPDGRSSGIVDGILRWSRSRQAGGEPEEVVVRLGHISRLFRKGYRLRLQIASSNFPRFDRNPQSGIPSTLARASDFIIAEQRIFSGEAFPSRLLLPVVTASYPQARTLSALGS
- a CDS encoding ABC transporter permease, producing the protein MPDNLQSDILPMADLERSRNRAAVRKAPESAALLAFLVAEIIFFSLSSPYFLTWGNWVNVFTALSITGVLAAGGTMLLIAGQFDLSVGSGVAFVALVLALTIESLGVLPASVLAMLVGVCIGLINGFLVTKIGVNALITTLGTLAIFRGLTQSIGGGRNIPIANFDWAIWRPFLNIPLSALVFLIVAIMVGIVLRRSVFGRSLYAIGANENAARLVGIRTKGVVFAGFLLSGAFIGLGGLISASQLGSTSGTTGLGLELAVVTAVILGGTSLKGGTGTMFGTVIGLLIVGVLNNGLTLMNVNSSWQQAATGLLLILAVSFDQLRQRLVRGR
- a CDS encoding sugar ABC transporter ATP-binding protein, which translates into the protein MTADFLAVRGIRKSFGPIEVLHGVDLDLPAGTITALLGENGAGKSTFVRILAGDHMPDSGTISVDGAAASFRGVGDARAAGIRLIAQEIADAPTLSVAENILLGAWPTRAGLVDYRAMRELARQALEMLGTDLPLEAKVASLRLGERQIIEIARSTIGASKCIIFDEATAALSDAEARKLFQLIRRLAGRGVAILYITHRLDEVFALSDRVCVLRDGRVSLDRATAEVTQDQVIEAMVGRAVAHARHAVPPSTAAPPVLEAIGLGSASFSDVSFALRPGEILGVYGKVGSGLQELSSSLVGAHVFNEGRLYVEGSPRHFRHPADAIAAGIGHLSADRAADGLLRTMTLAENLSAPSWGRLARRGFVNRRKLRQAYGRWHRTLHIKADASGEQLITELSGGNQQKVLLGRWLEAGSKILVLSEPTRGVDVGARQEIYRVLAGLAAKGHAIVVATSDYEDITAVASRALVMVRGRMVAEIPHERISTEALTEAAGGGVHA